In a genomic window of Epinephelus fuscoguttatus linkage group LG23, E.fuscoguttatus.final_Chr_v1:
- the LOC125883786 gene encoding Fc receptor-like B isoform X2 — translation MEETCLLQLLCLTSLLSCTTNQAHLTVSPSSSQLFEDEFISLTCEDDSSAGWTLRRNTTRRKMSQCGAGWGRSAGSSCIISVTVPWDSGVYWCESREGATSKSINISVTGGSVILQSPVLPVMEGHDVTLHCKTKTSSNLPAAFYKDGSFIRTEPAGHMTIRHVTRSDEGLYKCDITGHGESPPSWLTVTVLYYLVVFCPYFISTFIMVSLYRQRPTGNGLPVSMAMAPSNQAEQRLAEDYDDIAAVSTVHHF, via the exons ATGGAGGAAAcctgtctgctgcagctgctct GTCTGACCTCACTGCTGAGCTGCACAACAAACCAAG CTCATCTGACTGTGAGTCCCAGCAGCTCTCAGCTGTTTGAAGATGAGTTTATCTCTCTGACCTGTGAGGACGACAGCTCTGCTGGATGGACTCTGAGGAGGAACACAACCAGACGGAAGATGTCTCAGTGCGGAGCTGGATGGGGAAGATCAGCTGGTTCGTCCTGTATCATCAGTGTGACAGTCCCATGGGACAGTGGAGTTTACTGGTGTGAGTCCAGAGAGGGAGCAACCAGTAAGAGCATCAACATCAGTGTCACTG GTGGATCAGTGATCCTGCAGAGTCCTGTCCTCCCTGTGATGGAGGGACATGATGTCACTCTGCACTGTAAAACAAAGACGTCCTCCAACCTCCCAGCTGCTTTCTATAAAGATGGCTCCTTCATCAGGACTGAGcctgcaggtcacatgaccatCCGCCATGTAACCAGGTCTGATGAAGGCCTCTACAAGTGTGACATCACAGGTCATGGAGAGTCTCCACCcagctggctcactgtcacag TGCTCTATTACCTGGTGGTGTTCTGTCCGTACTTCATCTCCACTTTCATCATGGTGTCTTTATATCGACAACGACCCACag GAAATGGCCTACCCGTCTCCATGGCAATGGCACCATCCAACCAAGCTGAGCAGAGATTGGCTGAGGACTATGATGACATAGCGGCGGTCAGCACGGTGCATCACTTCTGA
- the LOC125883786 gene encoding Fc receptor-like B isoform X1 — MEETCLLQLLCLTSLLSCTTNQAHLTVSPSSSQLFEDEFISLTCEDDSSAGWTLRRNTTRRKMSQCGAGWGRSAGSSCIISVTVPWDSGVYWCESREGATSKSINISVTGGSVILQSPVLPVMEGHDVTLHCKTKTSSNLPAAFYKDGSFIRTEPAGHMTIRHVTRSDEGLYKCDITGHGESPPSWLTVTGRPPTTAPPPTLTPPTSAAPPPDSDHLHLVFTVLYYLVVFCPYFISTFIMVSLYRQRPTGNGLPVSMAMAPSNQAEQRLAEDYDDIAAVSTVHHF; from the exons ATGGAGGAAAcctgtctgctgcagctgctct GTCTGACCTCACTGCTGAGCTGCACAACAAACCAAG CTCATCTGACTGTGAGTCCCAGCAGCTCTCAGCTGTTTGAAGATGAGTTTATCTCTCTGACCTGTGAGGACGACAGCTCTGCTGGATGGACTCTGAGGAGGAACACAACCAGACGGAAGATGTCTCAGTGCGGAGCTGGATGGGGAAGATCAGCTGGTTCGTCCTGTATCATCAGTGTGACAGTCCCATGGGACAGTGGAGTTTACTGGTGTGAGTCCAGAGAGGGAGCAACCAGTAAGAGCATCAACATCAGTGTCACTG GTGGATCAGTGATCCTGCAGAGTCCTGTCCTCCCTGTGATGGAGGGACATGATGTCACTCTGCACTGTAAAACAAAGACGTCCTCCAACCTCCCAGCTGCTTTCTATAAAGATGGCTCCTTCATCAGGACTGAGcctgcaggtcacatgaccatCCGCCATGTAACCAGGTCTGATGAAGGCCTCTACAAGTGTGACATCACAGGTCATGGAGAGTCTCCACCcagctggctcactgtcacag GTAGACCTCCAACCACAGCTCCACCTCCTACATTGACCCCGCCCACATCTGCAGCCCCGCCCCCTGACTCAGACCACCTCCATCTTGTGTTCACAGTGCTCTATTACCTGGTGGTGTTCTGTCCGTACTTCATCTCCACTTTCATCATGGTGTCTTTATATCGACAACGACCCACag GAAATGGCCTACCCGTCTCCATGGCAATGGCACCATCCAACCAAGCTGAGCAGAGATTGGCTGAGGACTATGATGACATAGCGGCGGTCAGCACGGTGCATCACTTCTGA